From Flavobacterium arcticum, the proteins below share one genomic window:
- a CDS encoding phosphatase PAP2 family protein — translation MNKLLYIYILLVITPSLLIAQNNVVVPDRSDKTIWQDFTYDMGNVFKAAGYTYTRPLHWQGDDFLKLGGVAASTYGLYLVDDNIRREFLNHKKDVPNVLLNYGWYAGSPQNNYGFTGAVYLTGLFSKNPKLRRTGVLLISAATTTGFLQQLTKSAVGRARPGSDLGKNHFRPFGGSAKYRSFPSGHGVLTFTNAHVIAKQFENIWIKAGIYAVGIVPGASRIYADAHWASDVFLSWATSFFVVEAIDIYLDRKYDEKYNNKKPLKTSLSLTFNGNLIGAVYTF, via the coding sequence ATGAATAAACTACTTTATATATATATACTTCTCGTTATTACCCCAAGTTTATTAATAGCGCAAAATAACGTTGTTGTTCCTGACCGTTCTGATAAAACGATATGGCAAGACTTTACTTATGATATGGGAAATGTATTTAAGGCTGCTGGGTATACCTATACAAGACCATTACATTGGCAAGGAGACGATTTTTTAAAACTAGGAGGAGTTGCTGCAAGTACCTATGGTTTGTATCTTGTAGACGACAATATTCGTCGAGAATTTTTAAACCATAAAAAAGATGTTCCTAATGTACTATTGAATTACGGATGGTATGCAGGTAGCCCACAAAACAACTATGGTTTTACGGGAGCAGTATACCTAACAGGGTTATTTAGCAAAAACCCAAAATTAAGACGTACAGGCGTACTTTTAATATCTGCAGCAACCACAACGGGTTTTTTGCAGCAATTAACAAAATCTGCCGTTGGTAGAGCGAGACCAGGGTCTGATTTAGGGAAAAATCATTTTCGTCCCTTTGGAGGGAGTGCAAAATATCGTTCTTTTCCTTCAGGGCACGGTGTACTAACATTTACAAATGCCCATGTAATAGCAAAACAGTTTGAAAATATTTGGATAAAAGCAGGCATCTACGCTGTAGGTATCGTGCCAGGAGCTTCTAGAATTTATGCCGATGCGCACTGGGCTAGTGATGTTTTTTTAAGCTGGGCTACAAGCTTTTTTGTAGTAGAAGCAATAGACATTTACTTAGACCGAAAATATGATGAAAAGTACAATAACAAAAAGCCGCTCAAAACATCATTATCATTAACGTTTAATGGTAATCTTATTGGTGCAGTTTATACGTTTTAA
- a CDS encoding TonB-dependent receptor domain-containing protein, with protein sequence MKKLHTVLVLLFVLSSAFTFAQGKVKITGKIIEQETKQPLEFATVTIQTTDNVTVNGGLTDVNGEYNIDVPPGTYNIKFDFISFESSVISNKEVSSNINLGVTAMAPDATLLNEVEIVAERSTVDIKLDKRVYNVGKDMIVKGGSVSDVLDNVPSVTVDVEGNVSLRGNESVTILIDGRPSSLAGSNIAEVLRVLPADSVEKVEVITNPSARYDAEGGGGIINIVLRKGKANGFNGSIVASTGIPDNHGISANLNYRSDNYNLFSNLGYNYRNSPGNYFTDAEYFDEDGNTASFVNEKRDNERKRKGYNASFGMDLFLNKSTTWTNSISLRNSNGDNPTDTYYDYYTADGTYDKTRYRFNLEDEEDKNIQFSTNLVKKFNEDGHELSINGSFAKSTDYETAQIDDVVLGTTTPDIDNTYQRTLNDEDEKRGLVQADYVLPFGEGSQFEAGYRGSFVDLTTNAKTETLESNAWIIDPNYTSLLEYKENVHALYMQYGSKFGKFSYLLGLRWEDSDIEVNLLSNDNYNNKKYNNFFPSAFLTYEFIEGTSASISYSRRINRPRGRFINPFSSLASNINIFTGNPDLNPSMTDAFDLGFLKKWDKITFSTSAYINVTNDSFQFVRRESGDFVTQTVGGADIIDENNEVVEVVDGADIRTPVILTTPINLAKEYRFGFEFNINYTPYRWWRLNSNFNFFRNEIDGDYTYTDFQGDVVTQNFDNTNYSWFTRINSKVNLPLKIDWQLNADYRGPRKNAQSDYKGIFSANTAISKDVLKERATISLNVSDIFNSRKRKLNSSLAQVDSYTEMQWRERQVTLSFTYRFNTKKNDKEQRGSQQGEGSDDFMGGK encoded by the coding sequence ATGAAAAAATTACATACCGTACTTGTACTGCTTTTTGTACTGTCATCTGCCTTTACCTTTGCACAAGGAAAAGTAAAAATAACAGGAAAAATTATAGAACAAGAAACAAAGCAACCGCTTGAATTTGCAACAGTAACCATACAAACAACTGACAATGTAACTGTAAACGGTGGACTTACCGATGTAAATGGTGAATATAATATAGATGTACCACCTGGTACATATAATATAAAGTTTGATTTTATTTCATTCGAATCAAGTGTAATAAGTAATAAAGAAGTAAGTAGTAATATAAATCTAGGTGTTACAGCAATGGCTCCTGATGCTACACTACTAAACGAAGTAGAAATTGTTGCCGAACGCTCTACTGTAGATATTAAGCTCGATAAAAGAGTATATAATGTAGGTAAAGACATGATTGTGAAAGGTGGTAGCGTAAGCGACGTACTAGATAATGTACCATCAGTAACCGTAGATGTAGAGGGTAATGTAAGTCTTAGAGGTAACGAAAGTGTTACTATATTAATAGACGGACGACCATCTAGCCTTGCTGGTAGTAATATAGCTGAAGTTTTACGTGTATTACCTGCCGACTCTGTAGAAAAGGTTGAGGTGATAACCAATCCTTCTGCGCGTTATGATGCTGAAGGTGGCGGAGGTATTATAAATATTGTATTGCGAAAAGGAAAAGCCAATGGCTTTAATGGTTCTATAGTAGCTAGTACAGGTATTCCTGACAATCATGGCATTAGTGCTAACCTTAACTACAGGAGCGATAATTATAATCTTTTTTCTAACTTAGGATATAACTATAGAAATAGCCCAGGTAATTATTTTACCGATGCTGAATATTTTGATGAAGATGGTAATACAGCTAGCTTTGTAAATGAAAAAAGAGATAACGAAAGAAAACGTAAAGGCTATAATGCTAGTTTTGGTATGGACTTATTTCTTAATAAAAGTACTACATGGACTAACTCTATTAGCCTTAGAAACAGTAACGGTGATAACCCAACCGACACTTATTATGATTATTATACTGCAGATGGTACATATGATAAAACACGCTATCGTTTTAACCTAGAGGACGAAGAAGACAAAAACATTCAGTTCTCTACCAACCTTGTAAAGAAATTTAATGAAGACGGGCATGAGCTTAGTATAAATGGCTCTTTTGCAAAAAGTACTGATTATGAAACAGCACAGATAGACGATGTTGTACTAGGTACTACAACCCCTGATATTGACAACACCTACCAAAGAACCCTTAATGATGAAGATGAAAAACGAGGCTTAGTACAAGCAGACTATGTATTGCCTTTTGGTGAAGGAAGCCAGTTTGAGGCTGGATATCGTGGTAGCTTTGTAGATCTTACTACAAATGCTAAAACAGAAACACTAGAGAGCAATGCTTGGATTATAGACCCTAACTACACTAGTTTATTAGAATATAAAGAAAATGTACATGCATTATACATGCAATATGGTTCTAAATTTGGGAAATTCTCCTACTTACTAGGATTACGCTGGGAAGACTCTGATATAGAAGTAAACCTACTTAGTAATGATAATTATAACAATAAAAAATATAATAACTTTTTCCCGAGTGCTTTCCTTACTTATGAGTTTATCGAAGGTACAAGCGCTAGTATAAGCTACAGCCGTCGTATTAACAGACCTAGAGGGCGTTTTATTAACCCTTTTTCAAGTCTTGCTAGTAACATAAACATCTTTACAGGTAATCCTGACCTTAACCCATCTATGACGGATGCCTTTGATTTAGGTTTTCTTAAAAAATGGGATAAAATTACATTTAGTACCTCAGCATATATTAATGTTACCAATGATTCTTTCCAGTTTGTACGTAGAGAATCGGGCGATTTTGTAACACAAACAGTAGGTGGAGCTGATATTATTGACGAAAACAATGAGGTTGTCGAGGTTGTTGATGGCGCCGATATTAGAACACCCGTTATACTAACTACTCCTATTAACCTTGCTAAAGAATATCGTTTTGGTTTTGAGTTTAACATTAATTACACCCCATACAGATGGTGGAGATTAAATAGCAACTTCAACTTTTTTAGAAATGAAATAGATGGCGATTATACTTATACTGACTTTCAAGGGGATGTAGTAACACAAAACTTTGATAACACAAACTATAGTTGGTTTACACGTATAAACTCTAAGGTAAACCTACCTCTTAAAATAGATTGGCAACTTAACGCCGACTATAGAGGTCCAAGAAAAAATGCACAAAGTGATTATAAAGGAATATTTTCGGCTAATACTGCTATAAGTAAAGATGTCCTTAAAGAACGTGCTACCATAAGCCTTAACGTAAGTGATATATTTAACTCTAGAAAAAGAAAACTTAACTCTAGTCTAGCTCAGGTAGATTCTTACACCGAGATGCAATGGAGAGAAAGACAAGTAACCCTATCGTTTACTTATCGTTTTAATACTAAGAAAAATGATAAAGAACAACGTGGCAGCCAACAAGGAGAAGGCAGCGATGATTTTATGGGAGGAAAATAA
- a CDS encoding rhomboid family intramembrane serine protease — protein sequence MGDIDIFLLLLIGANAIVSYKGFNDILFFRKYEFHIGSIRAGEQYRMITSAFLHGDMMHLIFNMLTLYFFAPIVIYHFGIFPFILIYFGSLIAGSLLTLYFHKNDYNYRAIGASGAVIGVLYSAILLNPTMKLYLFFAIPIPAYLFGIGYLLYSIYGMRAKNDNIGHTAHFGGAIAGYLITLAREPEMLQNNTLMVVLLAVPIALLFILARSGKL from the coding sequence ATGGGTGATATAGATATCTTTTTATTGTTGTTAATTGGGGCAAATGCCATTGTGAGCTACAAAGGATTTAATGATATACTTTTTTTTAGAAAGTATGAGTTTCATATAGGTAGTATTAGAGCAGGGGAGCAGTACCGCATGATAACCAGTGCTTTTTTGCACGGCGACATGATGCACCTTATCTTTAATATGCTTACGCTTTACTTTTTTGCACCAATAGTTATATACCATTTTGGTATATTTCCTTTTATACTTATTTATTTTGGTAGCCTTATAGCGGGTAGCTTGCTAACGCTATATTTTCATAAAAATGATTATAACTATCGTGCCATTGGGGCATCGGGTGCGGTTATAGGGGTTTTATATTCGGCTATACTATTAAACCCAACTATGAAATTGTACTTGTTTTTTGCTATACCTATCCCAGCATACCTTTTTGGTATAGGTTATTTATTATACTCTATATATGGTATGAGGGCAAAGAACGACAACATAGGGCATACCGCCCATTTTGGCGGAGCTATAGCAGGTTATCTTATTACGCTTGCTCGCGAACCAGAGATGTTACAGAATAATACATTAATGGTTGTTTTACTAGCCGTGCCTATCGCGTTACTCTTTATTTTAGCACGATCAGGAAAGCTGTAA
- a CDS encoding redoxin domain-containing protein, with product MKKILLFLALSAAFVSCDKPAENEYEITGTIADASMDGKNVILEKQGGYTGFTPVDTVKVENGRFIFKDTVSAPSLHFLSFEGIPDQKASLILENGKITIAINKDTLDNSIQGGTYNNEKLYEYSKTMKAKNQEISKFKADNTPLMMEATQKNDTVAMKRLNDEYKAIADDMEKSTVDFIKNNPKAYINALIFPRLMNSRNLDDAQIKELYDGLDDEVKNTKEGKEIGDMFAASVGNIAPEFSAPNPEGKTVSLKDAMGKVTIIDFWASWCGPCRKENPSVVAMYNELHEKGLNIIGVSLDKDADAWKKAIADDNLTWSHISNLKFWEDPIAKQYGVQSIPATFILDASGKIVAKDLRGEELKAKVKELLGE from the coding sequence ATGAAAAAAATTCTTTTATTTCTTGCTCTATCAGCAGCCTTTGTATCCTGTGATAAACCAGCAGAAAACGAATATGAAATTACAGGTACTATTGCAGATGCCTCTATGGATGGTAAAAATGTAATACTTGAAAAACAAGGCGGATATACAGGCTTTACACCTGTAGATACAGTAAAAGTAGAAAATGGAAGGTTTATTTTTAAAGATACTGTTTCTGCTCCATCATTACATTTTCTTAGCTTTGAAGGAATACCTGATCAAAAAGCTAGTTTAATATTAGAAAACGGAAAGATTACTATAGCCATAAATAAGGACACTTTAGATAACTCTATTCAAGGTGGTACATATAACAATGAAAAACTTTATGAGTACTCTAAAACAATGAAGGCTAAAAATCAGGAAATTTCTAAATTTAAAGCTGATAATACTCCTTTAATGATGGAAGCTACCCAAAAGAATGATACAGTAGCAATGAAAAGACTTAATGATGAGTATAAAGCTATTGCTGATGACATGGAAAAAAGCACTGTTGACTTCATTAAAAACAACCCTAAAGCTTACATTAACGCTTTAATATTTCCGCGATTAATGAACTCTAGAAATCTTGATGATGCACAAATAAAAGAGCTATATGATGGTCTTGATGATGAGGTGAAAAACACAAAAGAAGGTAAAGAAATTGGCGATATGTTTGCTGCTAGCGTTGGTAATATAGCTCCTGAATTTTCTGCTCCTAACCCAGAGGGTAAAACAGTATCTCTAAAAGATGCTATGGGTAAAGTTACCATTATCGACTTTTGGGCGTCATGGTGTGGACCTTGTAGAAAAGAAAATCCTAGTGTAGTGGCTATGTATAACGAGTTACACGAAAAAGGGCTTAACATCATTGGAGTATCTTTAGATAAAGATGCAGATGCATGGAAAAAAGCTATTGCTGATGATAACCTTACTTGGAGCCATATATCTAACTTAAAATTCTGGGAAGATCCTATTGCTAAGCAATATGGTGTACAATCTATACCAGCTACTTTTATATTAGATGCTAGCGGAAAAATAGTCGCTAAAGACCTTAGAGGCGAAGAACTAAAAGCTAAAGTAAAAGAACTTTTAGGAGAGTAA
- a CDS encoding Glu/Leu/Phe/Val family dehydrogenase: MATAVKPRVGMYENVKNQFEKAAELMGLDESVKKILSITNNEIVVHFPVKMDNGTVEVFTGYRVQHNNALGPYKGGLRYHPTVDIDAARALATWMTWKTSLAGLPYGGGKGGIQIDPKQYSLSELERITRRFTYALGDNIGPEHDIPAPDVNTNAQMMAWIADTYMSTKSPSERSKNQHVVTGKPVGSGGLEGRDRATGFGVVVTLESWAKVKGVTLEGKKYIVQGFGNVGYWAAHFMHKNGAILVGVQDATGTIYNPEGIDPESLFRYQTENATITGYAGSQDYASDAFFGIECDVIIPAALGNQITDENASSIKAQVIAEGANGPVDTDGEIILLERGIDMIPDILCNSGGVIGSYFEWLQNRNGEIWSMDDVVVKLRKKLEDAFNKVVTTSVQYQTDWRTAAYIQALTRIEMAYKQRGIFP; this comes from the coding sequence ATGGCAACAGCAGTTAAGCCCCGAGTGGGCATGTATGAAAATGTTAAAAACCAGTTTGAGAAAGCCGCAGAGCTTATGGGACTGGATGAAAGTGTAAAGAAAATTTTATCGATCACCAATAACGAAATTGTTGTGCATTTTCCGGTAAAAATGGATAATGGGACAGTAGAGGTATTTACAGGATATCGTGTACAACACAATAATGCTTTAGGACCTTATAAAGGTGGACTAAGGTATCACCCAACGGTAGATATTGATGCTGCAAGAGCATTGGCTACTTGGATGACATGGAAAACATCGTTAGCAGGACTTCCTTACGGAGGAGGTAAAGGAGGTATTCAAATTGACCCAAAACAATACTCTCTATCTGAATTAGAAAGAATAACTAGAAGGTTTACTTATGCTCTTGGCGATAATATAGGGCCAGAGCACGATATACCTGCACCAGATGTTAATACTAATGCACAGATGATGGCATGGATAGCCGACACATATATGTCGACTAAATCACCATCAGAACGTTCTAAAAACCAACACGTAGTTACAGGGAAACCTGTAGGTTCTGGCGGGCTTGAAGGACGTGATAGAGCTACAGGTTTTGGAGTAGTGGTAACGCTTGAGTCTTGGGCTAAAGTAAAAGGAGTTACTCTTGAGGGGAAAAAATATATAGTACAAGGTTTTGGTAATGTAGGATACTGGGCTGCTCACTTTATGCACAAAAATGGTGCTATATTGGTAGGAGTACAAGATGCTACAGGAACAATATATAACCCAGAGGGTATAGATCCTGAGTCTTTATTTAGATACCAAACAGAAAATGCTACTATAACAGGATATGCAGGCAGTCAAGATTATGCATCAGATGCCTTTTTTGGTATAGAGTGCGATGTAATTATACCTGCTGCATTGGGTAACCAAATAACAGATGAAAATGCATCTAGTATTAAAGCACAGGTTATTGCCGAAGGTGCAAATGGTCCTGTAGATACTGATGGCGAAATAATATTGCTTGAAAGAGGTATTGATATGATACCAGATATATTATGTAATTCTGGAGGAGTTATTGGTAGTTACTTTGAATGGTTACAAAATCGTAATGGTGAGATATGGAGTATGGACGATGTTGTAGTTAAGTTGAGAAAAAAACTTGAAGATGCTTTTAACAAAGTTGTTACTACATCAGTACAATATCAAACCGATTGGAGAACAGCTGCCTATATCCAAGCATTAACACGTATAGAGATGGCATATAAGCAAAGAGGTATTTTCCCTTAA
- a CDS encoding SIMPL domain-containing protein — MKKIVLALLVVTSTYMGAQTVAQNAPRQINVSGEGKIMVVPDEAVITVGVTNSGTDAAEVKKENSIVIDKVIKFLKKSKISEKDYQTQRVYLNRNQDYKTKKYSFTASQTMTIHLKDLSKYDEIMMGLTDVGINNIQGIQFKTSKQEQYESEARIKAVADTKMKAEEYVKATDMYLGYPLVISDNTQNNSYPRPMYAMEMKSMAGDMAQETLAVGEITITANVSITYEIEYYDIKKRLDRYREAREE, encoded by the coding sequence ATGAAAAAAATTGTATTAGCCTTACTTGTTGTAACAAGTACCTATATGGGGGCACAAACGGTAGCTCAAAATGCACCGAGACAAATAAACGTATCTGGCGAAGGTAAAATAATGGTCGTGCCTGATGAGGCAGTAATAACTGTTGGAGTGACTAATAGCGGAACAGACGCCGCCGAAGTAAAAAAAGAAAATAGCATTGTTATAGACAAGGTAATAAAGTTCCTTAAAAAAAGTAAAATCTCTGAAAAAGACTATCAAACACAAAGGGTATACCTTAATCGAAATCAAGATTATAAAACAAAAAAATATTCTTTTACAGCATCACAAACAATGACTATTCATTTAAAAGACTTGTCTAAATATGATGAAATCATGATGGGGTTAACAGATGTAGGGATTAATAACATACAAGGTATTCAGTTTAAAACATCAAAGCAAGAGCAGTATGAAAGCGAAGCGCGTATAAAAGCTGTAGCAGATACTAAAATGAAAGCAGAAGAGTATGTAAAGGCTACTGATATGTATTTGGGATATCCGTTGGTAATTAGCGATAATACTCAAAATAACTCATATCCAAGACCTATGTATGCTATGGAAATGAAATCGATGGCAGGAGATATGGCGCAAGAAACACTTGCCGTAGGAGAAATAACTATAACTGCTAATGTTAGTATCACTTATGAAATAGAGTATTATGATATTAAGAAAAGATTAGATAGATACAGAGAAGCTAGAGAAGAATAG
- a CDS encoding lysophospholipid acyltransferase family protein yields the protein MQKRIMQLLAYILLYPLFYLISILPFRILYFLSDILYLLIYRIIGYRKDTVRKNLELTLPHLSVTERRKIEQKFYSHFCDTLVEMVKTMTISEKEMKKRFTFDNIELVEEFEKKGKSIALICGHYASYEWLLVMNKSLTTHKGFGIYKTIRNKYFDKLVRKIRGRFEGELIDTKSTIPAMLRHKRDRVLGYYGFLSDQSPKLQSATHWTNFFGMEVPVHVGAEMLAKKLDMNIMFVKGSKIKRGYYKAEFIPFNKNPKEVPNFEITDEFIRLLELQILEAPEYYLWTHKRFKHRKNDPAPITQTTA from the coding sequence TTGCAAAAAAGAATAATGCAATTATTAGCCTATATACTTTTATATCCACTCTTTTATTTAATTTCTATACTTCCTTTCAGGATACTATATTTTTTATCTGATATACTTTACCTTCTTATTTATCGTATAATAGGTTATCGTAAAGACACTGTAAGAAAAAACCTTGAACTTACTTTACCCCATCTAAGCGTTACTGAACGACGAAAAATAGAACAAAAGTTTTATAGTCACTTTTGTGATACCCTTGTAGAAATGGTAAAAACCATGACTATCTCTGAAAAAGAAATGAAAAAACGTTTTACGTTTGACAATATAGAACTTGTAGAAGAATTTGAGAAAAAAGGTAAGAGTATAGCACTTATATGCGGACACTATGCTAGTTATGAATGGCTTTTAGTAATGAATAAATCGCTTACTACCCATAAAGGTTTTGGTATATATAAAACCATACGTAATAAATACTTTGATAAACTGGTGCGAAAAATACGTGGCAGGTTTGAAGGTGAGCTTATAGATACTAAAAGTACTATTCCTGCTATGCTACGACACAAACGTGATCGTGTATTGGGCTATTATGGTTTTTTAAGTGACCAATCGCCAAAACTACAAAGTGCTACCCACTGGACTAATTTCTTTGGCATGGAAGTTCCTGTACACGTAGGTGCCGAGATGCTTGCTAAAAAACTAGATATGAATATCATGTTTGTAAAAGGTAGCAAAATAAAGCGAGGTTATTATAAAGCCGAATTTATTCCTTTTAATAAGAATCCTAAAGAAGTACCTAACTTTGAAATTACAGACGAGTTTATACGCCTCTTAGAACTACAAATACTTGAAGCTCCTGAGTATTACTTATGGACACATAAACGTTTTAAACATCGTAAAAACGACCCTGCTCCTATAACTCAAACCACTGCTTAA
- a CDS encoding MBL fold metallo-hydrolase codes for MKLEQIYTGCIAQAAYYLESNGKVAIFDPLREVQPYIDKATKDNATIKYIFETHFHADFVSGHIDLAQKTGAKIVYGPTAQPNFEAIIATDGQEFKVGNYTIRAIHTPGHTLESTCYLLINENNEMHGIITGDTLFIGDVGRPDLAQALTEELTQEMLASHLYDSLRNKIMPLPDDIIVYPSHGAGSACGKNMSKETTDTLGNQKKTNYALRANMTKEEFTAELLDGLGAPPAYFPQNVMLNIQGYDSLDTVMNKGLTALNPQEFKNMAETSVAIILDVRTEIDFAAQHIPGSIFIGLNGGFAPWVGALIRDVKQPLLLVTPEGKESEAITRLARVGFDNTLGYLNGGIAVWTTVGYETDNVRSITPEVFAENYAKHKITVVDSRKPSEYNNGHILDALNIPLDFVNEQLAEVPKEEDFYIHCAGGYRSVIMASILKGRGYHNMINVEKGFGGIKNTAVKTTLNTVEPA; via the coding sequence ATGAAACTGGAACAAATTTATACAGGCTGTATAGCACAAGCAGCATACTACTTGGAGAGTAATGGCAAAGTTGCCATATTTGACCCACTTAGAGAAGTACAGCCCTATATAGATAAGGCTACTAAAGATAATGCTACCATAAAATATATATTTGAAACGCACTTTCATGCCGATTTTGTATCAGGGCATATTGATTTGGCACAAAAAACAGGTGCAAAGATTGTTTATGGACCTACGGCGCAGCCTAATTTTGAAGCGATTATTGCTACCGATGGGCAAGAGTTTAAAGTTGGTAACTATACTATAAGAGCAATACATACTCCTGGTCACACACTAGAGAGTACCTGCTACCTACTTATAAATGAAAATAATGAAATGCATGGCATAATAACAGGTGACACGCTATTTATTGGCGATGTAGGTCGTCCTGACCTTGCACAAGCACTTACAGAAGAGCTTACTCAAGAAATGCTAGCATCACACTTGTATGACTCTTTGCGAAATAAAATAATGCCATTACCCGATGATATTATAGTATACCCTAGCCATGGCGCGGGGAGTGCTTGTGGTAAGAATATGAGCAAAGAAACAACTGATACACTGGGCAACCAGAAGAAAACAAATTATGCGTTACGCGCAAATATGACCAAAGAAGAATTTACAGCAGAGCTTCTTGATGGGCTGGGTGCACCACCTGCTTATTTCCCTCAAAATGTAATGCTAAACATACAAGGTTATGATAGTCTTGATACTGTAATGAACAAAGGGCTTACTGCGTTAAACCCGCAAGAGTTTAAAAACATGGCAGAAACTTCAGTAGCTATTATACTTGATGTAAGAACAGAAATAGATTTTGCTGCACAACATATACCTGGTAGTATATTTATAGGACTTAATGGTGGCTTTGCCCCATGGGTGGGTGCTTTAATACGCGATGTTAAACAACCCTTACTATTAGTAACGCCCGAAGGGAAAGAAAGTGAAGCTATAACACGATTAGCGAGAGTAGGTTTCGATAACACATTGGGCTACCTTAATGGTGGTATAGCAGTATGGACAACAGTAGGCTATGAAACTGACAATGTTCGCTCTATAACTCCTGAAGTTTTTGCAGAGAACTATGCAAAGCATAAAATAACAGTAGTAGATTCTCGCAAACCAAGCGAATATAATAATGGACATATACTAGATGCTCTAAATATACCTTTAGACTTTGTTAACGAACAGCTAGCAGAAGTACCTAAGGAAGAAGATTTTTACATACACTGTGCTGGTGGTTACCGCTCTGTTATTATGGCATCTATACTAAAAGGTAGAGGATATCATAATATGATTAATGTAGAAAAAGGATTTGGAGGTATAAAAAATACAGCTGTAAAAACTACTCTTAACACAGTAGAACCTGCTTAA